From a region of the Sebastes umbrosus isolate fSebUmb1 chromosome 10, fSebUmb1.pri, whole genome shotgun sequence genome:
- the yipf4 gene encoding protein YIPF4 — translation MQFSPTNGDFTFVSSTEAEELSGTISAPDTKLNMGSESGKDPYATTFLRQRGYGWLLEVEEDDSEENKPLLEELDIDLKDIYYKIRCVLMPMPSLGFNRQVVRDNPDFWGPLAVVLLFSMISIYGQFRVVSWIITIWIFGSLTIFLLARVLGGEVSFGQVLGVIGYSLLPLIVIAPLLLVIGGFEVVSTLIKLFGVFWAAYSAASLLVGDEFKTKKPLLIYPILLLYIYFLSLYTGV, via the exons ATGCAGTTCTCTCCCACCAACGGGGACTTCACGTTCGTCTCTTCGACGGAGGCTGAAG AGCTCAGCGGCACCATCAGTGCCCCGGATACTAAGCTAAACATGGGCAGTGAGAGCGGTAAAGACCCGTATGCCACCACCTTCCTGAGGCAGAGAGGCTACGGCTGGctgctggaggtggaggaggatgaCAGTGAAGAGAACAAACCTCTTCT GGAGGAGCTGGACATTGACCTGAAGGACATCTATTACAAGATTCGATGCGTGCTGATGCCAATGCCATCACTGGGTTTTAACCGGCAGGTGGTCCGAGACAACCCAGACTTCTGGGGCCCTCTAGCCGTGGTGCTGCTCTTCTCCATGATCTCCATCTATGGACAGTTCAGG GTTGTGTCTTGGATCATCACCATCTGGATATTTGGATCACTAACAATCTTCCTGTTGGCTCGTGTTCTTGGTGGTGAG gtttCCTTCGGCCAGGTTCTTGGAGTGATTGGATATTCCCTTCTTCCTCTCATCGTTATAGCCCCTCTGCTCTTAGTGATCGGAGGGTTTGAGGTGGTTTCTACACTAATCAAA CTGTTCGGAGTGTTCTGGGCTGCTTACAGTGCTGCTTCCCTACTCGTCGGAGATGAATTTAAAACGAAGAAGCCCCTTCTCATATATCCCATTCTCCTTTTGTATATCTACTTCCTATCATTATATACTGGTGTGTGA